From Streptomyces sp. NBC_00775, one genomic window encodes:
- a CDS encoding sugar ABC transporter ATP-binding protein translates to MSDGDMLAARGLVKSYGGVRALDGAGISLRGGEVHALVGENGAGKSTLVRILSGTVAPDDGTVLLAKEARADGIAVVSQELSLFPDLTVRENLYPYRPPRRFGLLDRGAMDRAARPVLAELGLDVDPGTLLGELPLADQQLTEIARALLRRPKILVLDEPTSALPGAAVDRLEQVLRTLTGQGIAVLYVTHFLEEVMRFAQRVTVLRDGRVALAGARREDVDVPELVTAMLGGRPPQPVRRARAVAEGPPPVVLSEVSVPGRLADVTFTVRAGEVVGVAGLQGAGHLAALEVVCGRTAISAGRVDVGGRGLPRSLRAAVRAGVAFVPSDRKRYGLMAERMVWENATAVSWLALGRGGVLPSRTELVRRTADLTDRLRLRGGPYDIVARLSGGNQQKVVFAKWLATEPRIVVLDDPTRGVDVGVRAEMHRIVGELAAGGAAVLIASTDLAELTEVCDRVLVFVRGRIVGEVHGERLTEHALAVAVQSGLTRRG, encoded by the coding sequence ATGAGTGACGGCGACATGCTCGCGGCACGGGGCCTGGTCAAGTCGTACGGCGGGGTCAGGGCCCTGGACGGAGCGGGCATCAGTCTGCGCGGCGGCGAGGTCCACGCGCTGGTCGGCGAGAACGGCGCGGGCAAGTCGACGCTCGTACGGATCCTGTCGGGCACGGTGGCTCCCGACGACGGCACGGTACTGCTCGCGAAGGAGGCGCGGGCAGATGGAATCGCTGTCGTCTCCCAGGAGTTGAGCCTCTTCCCCGACCTCACCGTCCGCGAGAACCTCTACCCCTACCGCCCGCCACGCCGCTTCGGCCTGCTCGACCGGGGCGCCATGGACCGCGCCGCCCGCCCGGTCCTCGCCGAACTCGGCCTCGACGTCGACCCCGGCACGCTCCTCGGCGAACTCCCCTTGGCCGACCAGCAGTTGACGGAGATCGCGCGGGCGCTGCTGCGGCGGCCCAAGATCCTGGTGCTCGACGAGCCGACCTCCGCGCTGCCGGGCGCCGCCGTGGACCGCCTCGAACAGGTGCTGCGCACCCTCACCGGGCAGGGCATCGCCGTTCTGTACGTCACCCACTTCCTGGAGGAGGTGATGCGCTTCGCGCAGCGGGTGACCGTGCTGCGGGACGGGCGGGTCGCGCTGGCCGGGGCGCGACGGGAGGACGTCGACGTGCCGGAGCTGGTCACGGCGATGCTGGGCGGCCGGCCTCCGCAGCCCGTACGCCGTGCACGCGCCGTCGCGGAAGGCCCACCGCCGGTGGTGCTGTCCGAGGTGAGCGTGCCCGGGCGGCTCGCCGACGTCACCTTCACCGTGCGCGCCGGCGAGGTGGTCGGGGTCGCCGGGCTCCAAGGGGCGGGCCATCTCGCCGCGTTGGAGGTGGTGTGCGGGCGTACGGCGATCTCGGCGGGGCGCGTCGACGTGGGCGGGCGGGGGCTGCCGCGCTCCCTGCGCGCCGCCGTCCGCGCGGGCGTCGCGTTCGTCCCCAGCGATCGCAAACGGTACGGGCTGATGGCCGAGCGCATGGTGTGGGAGAACGCGACCGCGGTGAGCTGGCTGGCCCTGGGGCGCGGCGGCGTGCTGCCCTCACGCACCGAACTGGTGCGCCGAACCGCCGACTTGACCGACCGGCTGCGGCTGCGCGGCGGGCCCTACGACATCGTGGCCCGCCTCTCCGGCGGCAACCAGCAGAAGGTCGTCTTCGCCAAGTGGCTCGCCACCGAGCCGCGCATCGTCGTCCTCGACGATCCGACCCGGGGCGTCGACGTCGGCGTCCGCGCCGAAATGCATCGCATCGTCGGCGAGTTGGCCGCGGGCGGCGCGGCGGTCCTCATCGCCTCGACCGACCTCGCCGAGCTGACCGAGGTGTGCGATCGGGTGCTGGTGTTCGTGCGGGGGCGGATCGTGGGTGAGGTGCACGGGGAGCGGCTCACCGAGCATGCGTTGGCGGTGGCGGTGCAGTCGGGACTGACGCGACGGGGCTGA
- a CDS encoding ABC transporter permease produces the protein MTETERAVDDTERAREQGGGRRQFGSIPRRLTHMVLARRLIRDELGVLIVLGLLIAGIGIPYPDFLDSDNLLTTAHNSVYISLMACGMVFALAMREVDLSVGGTYAMCLVVGALLVRDGTPPWLAVPVMLVTGIVLGVFNALVTTLLALPSFIVTLGTLMLFRGVGLALADGKQITDLPLDDSFFTFAGGDAAGVPFALWVLLAVVVVLAVVLTRTRFGARVRAIGSNPDAAAFSGIPVVRTRVQALALSGLTTACAAALALAFYGAGDPTLGQGYELQAIAACIIGGTPLAGGRGSVVGAVAGAMILSVVASGLVFFEVPINWTSFATGGVILVAVAADSALRRTGRRRH, from the coding sequence CGCGCGGCGGCTGATCAGGGACGAGCTGGGCGTGCTGATCGTGCTCGGGCTGCTGATCGCCGGCATCGGCATCCCGTACCCCGACTTCCTCGACAGCGACAACCTGCTCACCACCGCCCACAACTCCGTCTACATCTCGCTGATGGCGTGCGGGATGGTCTTCGCGCTCGCCATGCGCGAGGTCGATCTGTCCGTCGGCGGCACCTACGCGATGTGTCTGGTCGTCGGGGCCCTGCTGGTGCGGGACGGTACGCCGCCCTGGCTGGCGGTCCCGGTGATGCTGGTCACCGGGATCGTCCTCGGTGTCTTCAACGCGCTGGTCACGACGTTGCTCGCGCTGCCGTCGTTCATCGTGACGCTGGGCACGCTGATGCTCTTCCGGGGCGTCGGGCTCGCGCTCGCCGACGGCAAGCAGATCACCGATCTGCCGCTCGACGACTCGTTCTTCACCTTCGCGGGCGGCGACGCGGCGGGGGTTCCGTTCGCGCTGTGGGTGCTGCTGGCCGTGGTCGTGGTGCTGGCGGTCGTGCTGACCCGGACGCGTTTCGGGGCGCGGGTGCGGGCGATCGGGTCCAACCCCGACGCCGCCGCGTTCAGCGGCATCCCCGTCGTCCGCACCCGTGTCCAGGCGCTCGCCCTGTCCGGACTGACCACGGCCTGCGCGGCGGCGCTCGCGCTCGCCTTCTACGGGGCCGGTGACCCGACGCTGGGCCAGGGCTACGAGTTGCAGGCCATCGCCGCGTGCATCATCGGCGGCACCCCGCTCGCGGGCGGACGCGGCTCGGTGGTCGGGGCGGTGGCCGGAGCGATGATCCTGTCCGTGGTCGCCTCCGGGCTCGTGTTCTTCGAAGTACCCATCAACTGGACGTCGTTCGCGACGGGCGGGGTGATCCTCGTCGCGGTCGCGGCGGACAGCGCGCTGCGCCGTACGGGGCGCCGACGCCACTGA
- a CDS encoding sugar ABC transporter substrate-binding protein codes for MHPRLRTLLAVPAALALLAAAGCGSGNGSDGKNGKLDMGIAVANISLNFAHEMVLGAESAASHEGNVNFKAVGPPNTDGPAEVQLFQNLTARAKDGIVLENLDPPIFTRPAARAVDQGIPIVALDTSPTDGSKVGFYVGNDNYALGELMAKEALKRLGSVPKGQIVIGVPNPGTPVLDNRAKGIADTFKKQAPNVEVLGPFQTYSDPGQNYSSWSAQVNAHPKALAFLGVGDADSYNLAKIKKAEKGTWLTAGFDVDPKTLDAVKDGSNFVTIDPQHFLKGYLSTAMLIEAVRDNDGKLLKGWFLSPGGVVDQSNIDEIITRQKSPKAAYDWYKPTLDKLLGDQKAQLKPLKDAR; via the coding sequence ATGCACCCCCGATTGCGTACGCTGCTGGCCGTGCCCGCCGCGCTGGCCCTCCTCGCTGCCGCCGGCTGCGGCAGCGGCAACGGCTCCGACGGCAAGAACGGCAAGCTCGACATGGGTATCGCCGTGGCCAACATCAGCCTGAACTTCGCCCACGAGATGGTCCTCGGCGCCGAGAGCGCCGCGAGCCACGAGGGGAACGTGAACTTCAAGGCGGTCGGCCCGCCCAACACGGACGGACCTGCCGAGGTGCAGCTCTTCCAGAACCTGACCGCCCGCGCCAAGGACGGCATCGTCCTGGAGAACCTCGACCCGCCGATCTTCACCCGGCCCGCCGCACGCGCCGTCGACCAGGGCATCCCCATCGTCGCCCTGGACACCTCGCCGACCGACGGCAGCAAGGTCGGCTTCTACGTGGGCAACGACAACTACGCGCTCGGCGAGCTGATGGCGAAGGAGGCGCTGAAGCGGCTGGGCAGCGTCCCGAAGGGACAGATCGTCATCGGCGTACCCAACCCCGGGACGCCGGTGCTGGACAACCGGGCCAAGGGCATCGCGGACACCTTCAAGAAGCAGGCCCCGAACGTCGAGGTCCTCGGCCCCTTCCAGACGTACAGCGATCCCGGACAGAACTACAGCTCCTGGTCGGCGCAGGTGAACGCGCACCCCAAGGCGCTCGCCTTCCTCGGTGTCGGTGACGCCGACAGCTACAACCTCGCGAAGATCAAGAAGGCCGAGAAGGGCACCTGGCTCACGGCCGGCTTCGACGTCGACCCGAAGACCCTCGACGCGGTCAAGGACGGCTCGAACTTCGTCACCATCGACCCCCAGCACTTCCTCAAGGGCTATCTCTCCACGGCGATGCTGATCGAGGCCGTACGCGACAACGACGGCAAGCTGCTCAAGGGCTGGTTCCTGTCCCCGGGCGGAGTCGTGGACCAGTCCAACATCGACGAGATCATCACCCGGCAGAAGTCCCCGAAAGCGGCGTACGACTGGTACAAACCGACCCTCGACAAGCTGCTCGGAGACCAGAAGGCCCAGCTCAAGCCCTTGAAGGACGCACGCTGA